In Miniphocaeibacter halophilus, the following proteins share a genomic window:
- the dinB gene encoding DNA polymerase IV codes for MNRKNRVILHSDMNSFYASVELIDYPQYKGLPLAVGGDEENRHGIILAKTLEAKKMGVKTGEAIWEAKKKCPNLIILPPHYEKYLYYSKKAHDIYYDYTNQVEPYGMDECWLDVTGSIKLFESGEKIAEEIRNRIKKELSLTVSIGVSFNKVFAKLGSDMKKPDAVTIINKENFKNIVWPLKCEELIMVGKATKKKLNKIGIKTIGDIAKTKVNILKNILGINGVKLWKWANGIDDSEVRDYHYKSSVKTIGHGITTKSDLVNDNEVRDVFQELAQDISRKLIEYELLATGVAINVRSNLLTRKTFQKKLAYPTFSSLELTEAAMELFKQYDWNSNLRTLTIRAIDLIDDNYAFQVCMFENIKEHERNIKLENTIYSIRKKHGENCITYCNLLVNDKMPTDDREKVIMPYSYN; via the coding sequence ATGAATAGAAAAAATAGAGTAATTTTACATAGTGATATGAATTCCTTTTATGCATCTGTTGAACTAATTGATTATCCACAGTATAAAGGACTGCCTTTAGCTGTAGGAGGAGATGAGGAAAATAGACATGGTATTATTCTTGCTAAAACTTTAGAAGCTAAAAAAATGGGCGTTAAAACGGGAGAGGCTATTTGGGAGGCAAAAAAGAAATGTCCTAATTTAATAATTTTACCTCCTCATTATGAAAAATATTTATATTATTCCAAAAAAGCTCATGACATATATTATGATTATACAAATCAGGTTGAGCCCTATGGAATGGATGAATGCTGGTTAGATGTTACAGGCTCTATTAAACTATTTGAATCGGGAGAAAAGATTGCAGAGGAAATAAGAAATAGAATAAAGAAAGAATTAAGCTTAACTGTAAGTATTGGAGTTAGTTTTAATAAGGTTTTTGCAAAATTAGGTAGTGATATGAAAAAACCCGATGCAGTAACTATTATTAATAAGGAAAATTTCAAAAATATTGTTTGGCCTTTAAAATGTGAAGAATTAATAATGGTAGGAAAGGCGACTAAAAAGAAATTAAATAAAATCGGAATAAAAACAATTGGAGATATAGCTAAAACAAAAGTAAATATATTAAAAAACATTTTAGGAATAAATGGAGTAAAACTATGGAAATGGGCTAATGGAATAGATGATTCAGAAGTAAGGGATTACCATTATAAGTCATCGGTAAAAACCATAGGACATGGAATTACAACTAAATCTGATTTAGTGAATGACAATGAAGTAAGAGATGTTTTTCAAGAACTAGCTCAAGATATTTCAAGAAAACTAATAGAATATGAGTTGTTGGCAACAGGAGTTGCAATTAACGTAAGAAGCAATCTATTAACCAGAAAAACATTTCAAAAGAAATTAGCCTATCCTACATTTTCATCTTTAGAATTAACAGAGGCAGCAATGGAACTGTTTAAACAATATGATTGGAATAGTAATTTACGTACTCTTACAATAAGAGCAATAGATTTAATAGATGACAATTATGCTTTTCAAGTATGTATGTTTGAAAATATAAAAGAACATGAAAGAAATATAAAACTAGAAAATACTATTTATTCAATAAGAAAAAAACATGGAGAAAACTGTATTACCTATTGTAATCTTTTAGTAAATGATAAAATGCCAACAGATGATAGGGAAAAAGTAATAATGCCCTATAGCTATAATTAG